The Cylindrospermopsis curvispora GIHE-G1 genome contains a region encoding:
- a CDS encoding translocation/assembly module TamB domain-containing protein, with the protein MSRNCRTAANSSKTLWWLFLTRGSIALGGFVVVLLMGGMWWLRGFIHRDLVPLAQNGLTSTLNRPVLLGPVKEFSLTGVRFAASSIPPTTTDSDRITVQAVDVSFNPWNLVVNRQIKLDVTLINPDIYIEQDNQQRWITTTIAPPREPGIVKTDLSKLSIRNARLVLIPNQGLEKLGSSITSSVPITFAGLYGRVQLLDNNQKFKFDLTGKNQSGGDISIAGDMETKPTLMGNVNVKTKDLYIADISRLIPADIKVRAGKINSDIKIELTPEDPVLLYGNASLQGVNWQLGKIPQPFNNTQGNIKFQGSAIEIDNLVGNYGKIPVVAKGSIDRKRGFNLSGVVNAVSASQALETLKIKLPVPVAGVLKADLQFLGDISQPVLSGQVSNLKNAQIDRLDFEKVSGKFELTTRTPQIDFKEIQVVSSLGGELTGAGKITLGQIPEVSMNLSAKNLDGDALSQVYSQRNNADFQIGKLSATANISGKTSNLQTWVKWQAPQATYPLTGETVINPDNSIDFPNITVNINGNIVRAYGNYNRQKWQAIAQANNIRLANLESLLKTKLENNLDNINLTDAELNGKLIVSGTSDDLKITNIQPEQLNINIAGGRIGLSGVELNNNKFTAHLVTENLQVAKILRQSPPILNYPLGGKLTIVGDTENINLKTLNASGQARLQIDNGGIHIQKIRVSDGNYQAKVAIANLPIQKLASMPPELKGGLGGQLNIAGSLENLQPENIQINGVAGINIAGGKITASGIKISKGSYQAMVSGYGIKLNRINKQLAGEIGVKLQLAGILGSAKLADVRAAGEVQFNQIRGGINSPIAAGIYWSGQQLNIAQLRGSNFHAKGYILANAQQPGMPEFGELKISLQAQDYDFQQLPFSVPLKVRGKADFQGEITGKITTPNVIGRLGLKNLQVEKFSFEPLLDGNINLVQGQDLSLDLSGKTDRLTANLKTNNKMNNLSGRFLVKLQQMSVEGNLARENLAIEANNLPLEKLNFNLPDNPIIGKGSIAGLLTGNLQINYSNLASRGNIEIIKPQLARIKGDLFKTEFDYNTNGKRTTITNGEFVSGESRYLFDGSLQQTRQGPELQSKISISQSKIENLLTLAQIFELQDLGRGFRLPKYGVAADLKINSLTKVNPSLGERIQQLDKVDEIIAAENKNRSNSQPIPDLKDIKGTFGGDIDVNMSARTGLALKFKLAGENFAWGRPTEPDRFYKVEKILAEGNLERGILSLQPLRIQERNQLLSFTGNIGGATQSGKLTVNNLSTKILNRFVKLPVGINGNINVDAAIAGSLANPQTRGELTITEAQLNQKPIESANASFSYTDGRLRFDSKILASGREPVEINGDIPYKLPFASVVPNSNIILNMKVKNEGLGLLNLFTDQVSFENGEGEVNLAIRGTQRKPIVKGIASLKNATFLVPNLVDKLTDVSGQADFDFDRVSVNNVQGLFSKGKIEVAGEIPIFTSKNIQINNPLSVKLEQLLLNIKGLYKGNASGNLVITGSALQPLIGGDIALSNGQVLLTESQTANSSQTEDGIGSPPYQNNLSPLLPIPTKQVKPTNQNNSGSMRFQDLQITLEQGMQIASPPVFNFLSRGKLNINGELNNLIPTGSIRLFRGGVNLFTTQFNLIRNYEHTATFREFRPRIPELDVKLFAKVLDGIKTTDLTREISTGLSKLETIRIEARVKGYADQLNDNLEMKSIPSRSQTEIITLLGGLGSEFVDNQTRGDTTFGLINIAGSAVANYLQMGFNFIRDAIGLSELRVFPTVLSQKPQSNRTNSSFINSTLTNSTVELALEAGMDIFDKFSFSTIKIITTQDPLQWGFNYRLDDNLRLRGSSNFTDDTRGVIEFERRF; encoded by the coding sequence ATGTCCAGAAATTGTCGAACAGCAGCCAACTCCAGTAAAACCTTATGGTGGCTGTTTTTGACCCGTGGTAGCATAGCCTTGGGTGGGTTTGTGGTAGTTCTATTAATGGGTGGAATGTGGTGGTTGAGGGGGTTTATCCACAGGGATCTAGTACCCCTAGCACAAAATGGACTAACCTCAACTTTAAACCGTCCCGTGCTACTCGGACCAGTGAAAGAATTTTCTCTAACTGGAGTGCGGTTTGCTGCTTCTAGTATTCCCCCAACTACCACAGATTCCGATAGAATAACTGTCCAAGCAGTAGATGTAAGTTTTAACCCATGGAATTTGGTAGTTAACCGTCAAATCAAATTAGATGTTACATTAATCAACCCGGATATCTATATTGAGCAGGATAATCAGCAACGGTGGATTACCACCACTATTGCTCCCCCTAGGGAACCAGGAATCGTTAAAACTGATTTAAGCAAATTAAGTATTCGCAACGCTAGATTAGTGTTGATACCAAATCAAGGGTTGGAGAAACTAGGGAGCAGCATTACTTCATCAGTTCCCATTACTTTTGCGGGACTGTATGGTAGGGTTCAGTTATTAGATAACAATCAAAAATTTAAATTTGACCTAACTGGAAAGAATCAAAGTGGTGGTGATATTTCTATAGCGGGGGATATGGAAACTAAACCAACACTTATGGGCAATGTAAATGTAAAAACTAAAGATTTATATATAGCCGATATTAGTCGTTTAATTCCAGCAGATATAAAAGTAAGAGCGGGCAAGATTAATAGTGACATAAAAATCGAATTGACACCAGAAGATCCGGTTTTATTATATGGCAATGCAAGTTTACAAGGGGTAAATTGGCAATTAGGAAAAATACCACAACCTTTTAATAATACCCAGGGGAATATCAAGTTTCAGGGATCGGCAATTGAGATAGATAATTTGGTGGGCAATTATGGCAAAATTCCTGTGGTGGCTAAAGGTTCAATTGACCGGAAACGGGGGTTTAATTTAAGTGGAGTTGTCAATGCTGTGAGTGCTTCCCAAGCTCTAGAAACATTAAAAATTAAGTTACCTGTTCCCGTAGCTGGTGTATTAAAAGCCGATTTACAATTTTTAGGTGATATTTCTCAACCCGTGCTTTCGGGTCAGGTAAGTAATCTTAAAAATGCCCAAATTGATCGCCTGGATTTTGAGAAAGTCAGCGGCAAATTTGAACTAACTACCCGCACACCTCAGATAGATTTCAAAGAGATTCAAGTGGTATCTAGTTTAGGTGGTGAACTGACTGGAGCTGGAAAAATTACCCTAGGTCAAATACCGGAAGTAAGCATGAATTTAAGTGCCAAAAATCTAGACGGTGATGCCTTATCTCAAGTTTATAGTCAGAGAAATAATGCCGATTTTCAAATCGGTAAACTATCAGCCACCGCCAATATATCAGGAAAAACTAGCAATCTTCAGACCTGGGTAAAATGGCAAGCTCCACAAGCTACATATCCCCTAACTGGAGAAACAGTTATTAACCCCGATAACAGCATTGATTTTCCTAATATCACCGTCAATATCAATGGCAATATAGTCCGAGCTTATGGAAATTATAATCGTCAAAAGTGGCAGGCGATCGCCCAAGCAAACAATATCAGATTAGCAAATCTTGAAAGCCTATTGAAAACCAAACTAGAAAATAACCTAGACAATATTAACCTAACCGACGCAGAGCTTAATGGTAAGTTAATTGTGTCGGGAACTTCTGACGACTTAAAAATTACTAATATTCAACCAGAGCAGTTAAATATCAATATTGCGGGTGGTAGAATAGGGCTTTCTGGTGTAGAACTAAATAACAATAAATTTACTGCCCACCTGGTCACTGAGAATCTGCAGGTTGCCAAAATACTTAGGCAATCCCCACCCATTCTTAATTATCCTTTAGGGGGTAAATTAACTATTGTTGGTGACACAGAAAATATAAATCTCAAAACCTTAAATGCTAGTGGACAAGCTAGACTACAAATTGATAATGGTGGAATTCACATCCAGAAAATCAGAGTTAGTGATGGCAATTATCAAGCTAAAGTAGCAATTGCTAACTTGCCCATACAAAAATTAGCATCCATGCCACCTGAATTAAAGGGAGGATTAGGAGGTCAGTTAAATATTGCTGGATCTCTAGAAAATTTGCAACCGGAAAATATTCAAATAAATGGAGTAGCAGGAATAAATATTGCCGGGGGAAAAATTACTGCTTCTGGAATTAAAATTAGTAAAGGTTCTTACCAAGCCATGGTCAGCGGTTATGGTATAAAATTAAATCGGATCAATAAACAACTGGCCGGTGAAATTGGTGTAAAATTACAACTAGCTGGTATTCTAGGGTCAGCTAAATTGGCGGATGTGCGTGCAGCAGGTGAGGTACAATTTAATCAAATTAGGGGAGGGATTAACTCACCCATAGCAGCTGGTATATATTGGAGTGGTCAGCAATTAAACATTGCCCAACTTAGGGGTAGTAACTTCCATGCCAAAGGTTATATTTTGGCCAATGCTCAACAACCAGGAATGCCAGAATTTGGCGAACTGAAAATTAGTTTGCAAGCCCAAGATTATGATTTTCAACAATTGCCATTTTCCGTTCCTTTAAAAGTAAGAGGAAAGGCAGATTTTCAAGGCGAAATTACTGGTAAAATTACTACCCCTAATGTTATAGGTAGGCTAGGTTTAAAAAACTTACAGGTAGAGAAATTTTCCTTTGAACCATTATTAGATGGCAACATTAACTTAGTTCAAGGTCAAGATTTAAGTTTGGATTTATCTGGCAAAACAGATAGATTGACTGCCAACTTAAAGACTAATAACAAAATGAATAATCTATCGGGTAGGTTTTTAGTCAAGTTGCAACAAATGTCAGTTGAGGGAAACTTGGCACGGGAGAACTTGGCTATTGAAGCTAACAACTTACCCCTGGAAAAGTTAAACTTTAATTTACCGGATAATCCAATTATAGGTAAGGGAAGTATAGCTGGCTTATTGACTGGAAACCTGCAGATAAATTACAGTAATTTAGCCAGCAGAGGAAATATTGAGATCATTAAACCCCAACTAGCTAGAATTAAGGGAGACCTGTTTAAGACAGAATTCGATTATAACACCAATGGTAAGAGAACTACTATCACAAATGGGGAATTTGTCAGTGGTGAAAGTCGCTATCTATTTGATGGCAGTTTGCAACAAACTCGCCAGGGACCGGAATTACAAAGTAAAATCAGTATCAGTCAAAGCAAAATCGAAAATTTACTCACCCTGGCACAAATCTTTGAACTTCAAGATTTGGGAAGGGGTTTCAGATTGCCAAAATATGGCGTAGCAGCTGATTTGAAAATCAACTCACTGACTAAAGTAAATCCATCTTTAGGAGAAAGAATACAACAACTTGACAAGGTTGATGAAATTATTGCAGCAGAAAATAAAAATCGCTCCAATTCTCAACCTATTCCAGATTTGAAAGATATCAAAGGAACTTTTGGCGGTGATATTGATGTGAACATGAGTGCAAGAACTGGACTAGCACTAAAATTTAAACTAGCAGGAGAAAACTTTGCTTGGGGTAGACCAACCGAACCTGATCGCTTTTATAAAGTGGAAAAAATTCTGGCAGAGGGCAATTTGGAGCGAGGGATCTTAAGCTTGCAACCGCTGCGGATTCAAGAAAGAAACCAGCTCCTATCCTTTACTGGAAATATAGGTGGTGCAACACAGTCGGGAAAATTAACGGTTAACAATCTTTCCACAAAAATATTAAACAGATTTGTCAAATTGCCAGTGGGAATTAATGGTAATATTAATGTTGATGCAGCGATCGCCGGTAGTTTAGCTAATCCTCAAACTAGAGGAGAATTAACAATTACAGAAGCACAACTTAATCAAAAGCCTATAGAGTCGGCAAATGCAAGTTTTAGTTATACTGATGGCCGTTTAAGGTTCGACAGTAAAATTTTGGCCTCTGGTAGAGAACCAGTTGAGATTAACGGGGATATTCCCTATAAATTACCATTTGCATCCGTGGTACCAAATAGCAACATTATCCTAAACATGAAGGTGAAAAATGAGGGTTTAGGACTGTTGAATTTGTTTACGGATCAAGTATCTTTTGAAAATGGTGAAGGTGAAGTAAATTTAGCCATTCGGGGAACTCAAAGAAAACCAATAGTTAAAGGTATTGCTTCTCTAAAAAATGCCACATTTCTAGTGCCAAACTTAGTGGATAAACTTACGGATGTTTCCGGACAAGCGGACTTCGACTTTGATAGAGTATCGGTGAATAATGTCCAAGGACTATTTAGTAAAGGTAAAATAGAAGTTGCAGGAGAAATTCCCATTTTTACTAGTAAAAATATCCAAATCAATAACCCTTTGAGTGTCAAGCTGGAACAATTATTACTAAATATCAAGGGATTGTACAAAGGTAATGCCAGTGGTAATTTAGTAATCACTGGATCTGCATTACAACCACTGATAGGTGGTGATATAGCATTATCAAATGGGCAAGTTTTACTCACAGAATCTCAAACTGCTAATTCATCCCAAACTGAGGATGGAATTGGTAGTCCACCCTATCAAAATAACCTATCCCCCCTATTACCTATTCCTACTAAACAGGTAAAACCTACCAATCAAAATAATAGTGGATCTATGAGATTTCAAGATCTGCAAATTACCTTAGAGCAGGGGATGCAAATAGCCAGTCCACCTGTATTCAATTTCCTTTCCAGGGGAAAGTTAAATATTAATGGTGAATTAAATAATCTCATCCCTACAGGAAGTATTAGATTATTTAGGGGAGGAGTAAATTTATTTACCACTCAATTTAATTTAATACGTAACTATGAGCACACAGCCACTTTTAGGGAATTCAGACCCCGTATACCTGAATTAGATGTGAAACTTTTTGCCAAGGTATTGGATGGGATCAAGACTACAGATCTAACCAGGGAAATTTCTACAGGATTATCCAAATTAGAAACTATCCGGATAGAAGCACGGGTTAAGGGTTATGCAGATCAGTTGAATGATAATCTGGAAATGAAAAGTATTCCCTCCCGCTCTCAAACCGAAATTATTACTTTGCTGGGGGGATTAGGGAGTGAATTTGTTGATAACCAAACGCGTGGTGACACCACATTTGGTTTGATTAATATTGCTGGATCTGCTGTGGCAAATTATTTACAAATGGGGTTTAATTTTATTCGCGATGCTATTGGATTAAGTGAGTTACGGGTTTTTCCTACAGTTCTATCTCAGAAACCACAATCTAATAGAACTAATTCCAGTTTCATTAATTCAACTTTAACTAATTCAACAGTGGAATTGGCTTTGGAAGCTGGTATGGATATCTTTGACAAGTTTTCTTTCTCAACTATTAAAATTATTACTACTCAGGATCCTTTACAATGGGGTTTCAACTATAGACTAGACGACAACTTACGCCTTCGTGGGTCTAGTAACTTCACAGATGATACTCGTGGGGTAATTGAGTTTGAAAGAAGATTTTAA
- the acs gene encoding acetate--CoA ligase produces the protein MSQTTIESILQEKRLFHPTSNFSQQANIKSLEEYQLLYDAARANPELFWADLAEKELHWFTKWDAVLDWQPPFAKWFVNGKTNISYNCLDRHLTTWRKNKAALIWEGEPGDSRTLTYAQLHREVCQFANVLKQLGVQKGDLVGIYMPMIPEAAIAMLACARIGAPHSVVFGGFSAEALRDRLNDAQAKVVVTADGGWRKDTIVALKEQVDLALNNNSVPSVTDVLVVKRTGQQTQMEPGRDHWWHDLGKNVSADCPAEPMDSEDMLFVLYTSGSTGKPKGVVHTTGGYNLYSHITTKWIFDLQDTDVYWCTADVGWITGHSYIVYGPLSNGATTVMYEGAPRSSNPGCFWDVIEKYGVTIFYTAPTAIRAFIKMGEHHPKARNLSSLRLLGTVGEPINPEAWMWYYRVIGGERCPIVDTWWQTETGGIMITPLPGAIPTKPGSATRPFPGIIADIVDLEGNSLPDNQGGYLAVRYPWPGMMRTVYGDPDRFRRTYWEHIPPKEGNYTYFAGDGARKDEDGYFWVMGRVDDVLNVSGHRLGTMEVESALVSHPAVAEAAVVGKPDELKGEEVVAFVTLEGTHKGSEELSKELKQHVVKEIGAIARPGEIRFTDALPKTRSGKIMRRLLRSLAAGQEVYGDTSTLEDRSVLDKLREGN, from the coding sequence ATGTCTCAAACAACTATAGAATCCATACTACAAGAAAAACGTCTCTTCCACCCCACCAGTAATTTCTCCCAACAGGCTAATATTAAAAGTCTAGAAGAGTACCAACTTCTATATGATGCTGCCAGGGCAAATCCTGAACTGTTTTGGGCGGATTTGGCAGAAAAAGAGTTACATTGGTTCACTAAATGGGATGCTGTCTTAGATTGGCAACCTCCCTTTGCTAAGTGGTTTGTTAATGGCAAGACTAATATATCTTATAACTGTCTTGACCGTCACCTGACAACTTGGCGTAAAAATAAGGCAGCTCTTATTTGGGAAGGTGAACCGGGGGATAGTCGCACTCTGACATACGCCCAACTTCATCGGGAAGTTTGTCAGTTTGCTAATGTTCTGAAACAATTAGGAGTGCAAAAGGGAGATCTGGTGGGTATTTATATGCCTATGATACCAGAAGCAGCCATTGCCATGTTAGCCTGTGCCAGGATTGGTGCACCTCATAGTGTTGTGTTTGGTGGATTTAGTGCTGAGGCACTGCGCGATCGATTGAATGATGCACAAGCAAAGGTAGTGGTTACGGCTGATGGAGGTTGGCGTAAGGACACAATTGTAGCTCTTAAGGAACAAGTAGATTTAGCCCTAAACAATAATTCTGTCCCCAGTGTGACGGATGTGTTAGTGGTCAAACGTACGGGACAACAAACTCAAATGGAACCGGGACGCGACCACTGGTGGCATGATTTAGGGAAGAACGTCTCCGCCGATTGTCCAGCTGAACCCATGGATAGTGAGGACATGTTATTTGTGCTCTACACATCTGGTAGTACTGGCAAACCCAAAGGAGTAGTTCATACCACAGGTGGCTATAACCTATATAGTCATATTACCACCAAATGGATTTTCGATCTTCAGGATACAGATGTCTACTGGTGCACAGCTGATGTGGGTTGGATTACGGGTCACAGTTATATAGTATATGGACCATTATCCAATGGGGCAACTACAGTCATGTACGAAGGTGCGCCCAGATCTTCTAATCCCGGTTGTTTTTGGGATGTGATTGAAAAATATGGGGTAACTATTTTCTATACCGCTCCCACGGCCATCCGAGCATTTATAAAAATGGGAGAACATCATCCAAAAGCCAGAAATCTTTCATCCCTGAGATTATTGGGTACTGTGGGAGAGCCCATCAATCCCGAAGCCTGGATGTGGTACTATAGGGTAATTGGTGGTGAACGTTGTCCGATTGTGGACACTTGGTGGCAAACGGAAACCGGTGGCATTATGATTACACCCCTACCCGGAGCCATACCAACCAAACCCGGATCTGCAACCCGTCCTTTCCCAGGTATTATAGCCGATATTGTAGACCTGGAAGGTAATTCCCTCCCTGATAACCAAGGTGGTTATTTAGCAGTGCGCTATCCCTGGCCAGGAATGATGCGAACCGTTTATGGTGATCCCGATCGGTTCCGTCGTACCTATTGGGAACACATACCCCCAAAAGAAGGCAATTACACTTATTTTGCTGGTGATGGTGCCAGAAAAGATGAAGATGGCTATTTCTGGGTGATGGGACGCGTGGACGATGTGCTCAACGTCTCTGGACACCGTTTAGGGACTATGGAAGTTGAATCTGCTCTGGTTTCCCATCCCGCTGTTGCTGAAGCTGCTGTGGTTGGTAAACCCGACGAATTAAAAGGTGAAGAAGTTGTGGCTTTCGTTACTTTAGAGGGAACTCATAAAGGAAGTGAAGAATTAAGTAAAGAATTAAAACAACACGTAGTTAAAGAAATAGGAGCGATCGCCCGTCCCGGTGAAATTAGATTTACCGATGCTTTACCAAAAACTAGATCGGGTAAAATCATGCGTCGGTTGCTACGGAGTTTAGCAGCAGGTCAAGAGGTATATGGTGACACGTCTACTTTGGAGGATCGGAGCGTGTTGGATAAATTACGAGAAGGTAATTAG
- a CDS encoding TerC family protein: MLDQISQYLQFNISIEAPIVLMVLVFLEAVLSADNAIALAVIAQGLEDKKLERRALNLGLIIAYILRISLLLTATWVQQFWQFELLGALYLLWLVFQHFTSEEKADHHHHGPRFKSLWQAIPVIAFTDLAFSLDSVTTAIAVSQETWLVLTGTTIGVITLRFMAELFIRWLDEYENLADAGYITVALVGLRLLLKFLNEAFVPPQWLMVGAIAIILVWGFSKRNIVGEVEIEQTEETEKTQV, from the coding sequence ATGTTAGACCAAATATCACAGTACCTACAATTTAATATTAGTATAGAAGCACCTATAGTGCTAATGGTTCTGGTTTTCCTGGAAGCTGTGTTGTCTGCAGACAATGCTATTGCTTTAGCTGTAATTGCCCAGGGACTAGAAGATAAAAAACTAGAACGTCGGGCTCTGAATTTAGGACTGATTATAGCTTATATCCTGAGAATCAGTCTACTACTAACAGCTACCTGGGTACAACAATTCTGGCAATTTGAATTGTTGGGCGCTCTCTATCTGTTATGGTTGGTATTCCAACATTTTACATCTGAGGAAAAAGCAGATCATCACCACCATGGGCCAAGATTTAAATCTTTGTGGCAAGCTATACCTGTAATCGCTTTTACTGACCTAGCTTTTTCTTTAGATAGTGTGACTACAGCCATAGCGGTTTCCCAGGAAACATGGTTAGTTTTAACAGGTACAACTATTGGGGTAATTACACTGAGATTTATGGCGGAGCTATTTATTCGCTGGTTAGATGAATATGAAAACCTAGCAGATGCAGGTTATATCACTGTGGCATTAGTAGGTTTACGTCTATTGTTAAAGTTCCTAAACGAAGCTTTTGTTCCCCCCCAATGGTTAATGGTGGGTGCTATCGCTATAATTTTGGTTTGGGGTTTCTCTAAGCGGAATATTGTTGGTGAAGTTGAAATAGAACAAACAGAGGAAACGGAAAAAACCCAGGTTTAA
- the ndk gene encoding nucleoside-diphosphate kinase produces MERTFIAIKPDGVQRGLAGEIIRRFETKGFTLVGLKFMKVSKELAEQHYDVHKERPFFASLVEFITSGPVVAMVWQGEGVVASARKIIGATNPLTSEPGTIRGDFGINIGRNLIHGSDAIETAQREISLWFKEEELVNWTPHLAPWLAE; encoded by the coding sequence TTGGAACGCACTTTTATTGCCATTAAGCCTGATGGAGTCCAACGGGGACTTGCGGGAGAAATTATCCGTCGCTTTGAAACCAAGGGTTTTACCCTAGTGGGTTTAAAGTTTATGAAGGTCAGTAAGGAACTGGCTGAACAGCATTATGATGTTCATAAGGAAAGACCTTTTTTTGCCAGCTTGGTTGAGTTTATCACTTCTGGTCCGGTGGTGGCTATGGTTTGGCAAGGTGAAGGTGTGGTTGCATCTGCTAGAAAAATTATCGGTGCTACTAACCCCTTAACCTCAGAACCAGGCACAATTCGCGGTGATTTTGGGATTAACATTGGTCGCAACCTGATCCACGGATCTGATGCGATTGAAACTGCACAAAGAGAAATTTCACTATGGTTTAAGGAGGAGGAGTTGGTCAACTGGACACCTCATCTAGCTCCTTGGTTAGCAGAATAG
- the thrC gene encoding threonine synthase, whose amino-acid sequence MTLSLSVAKSHRQPWPGLIEAYRDYLPVSANTPVVTLLEGNTPLIPTPAIAQRIGKQVKVFVKYDGLNPTGSFKDRGMTMAITKAKEAGAKAVICASTGNTSAAAAAYAQRGGMRPFVLIPDGYVALGKLAQALLYGAQVLAIQGNFDRALEIVREMADHYPITLVNSVNPYRLEGQKTGAFEVVDALGNAPDWLCIPVGNAGNITAYWMGFCQYHQAGKCDRLPKMMGFQAAGAAPLVDGHPVANPDTIATAIRIGNPASWEKAVLAQTASQGSFNAVTDGEILDAYRLLASSEGIFCEPASAASVAGLLKVKDQVPTGATVVCVLTGNGLKDPDTAIKHSHAQFKQGIPANLNAVAQAMGF is encoded by the coding sequence GTGACTTTGAGCTTGTCTGTTGCTAAATCTCATCGCCAACCTTGGCCAGGTCTAATAGAAGCCTACCGCGACTACTTACCTGTAAGTGCAAACACTCCAGTGGTAACCCTACTGGAGGGTAATACACCCTTAATTCCTACGCCAGCGATCGCACAGCGCATTGGTAAACAGGTTAAGGTATTTGTTAAATATGATGGTCTCAACCCCACTGGTAGTTTTAAAGATCGGGGAATGACTATGGCTATTACCAAAGCCAAGGAAGCAGGTGCTAAGGCAGTAATTTGTGCTAGTACAGGCAACACCTCTGCTGCTGCGGCTGCCTATGCCCAAAGGGGGGGAATGCGTCCCTTTGTACTGATTCCCGATGGTTATGTGGCTTTGGGCAAGTTAGCACAGGCCCTATTGTATGGTGCCCAGGTGTTAGCTATTCAGGGCAATTTTGATAGAGCTCTGGAAATTGTGCGGGAAATGGCAGACCATTACCCCATTACCCTGGTAAATTCCGTCAATCCCTACCGGTTGGAAGGTCAGAAAACGGGAGCTTTCGAGGTAGTTGATGCTTTGGGTAATGCTCCCGATTGGCTATGTATTCCTGTGGGAAATGCTGGCAACATCACAGCATATTGGATGGGTTTTTGTCAATATCACCAAGCAGGAAAATGCGATCGCCTACCGAAAATGATGGGTTTTCAAGCAGCGGGAGCAGCACCTCTAGTTGATGGTCATCCAGTGGCAAATCCCGACACCATAGCGACGGCGATTAGGATTGGCAATCCAGCGAGTTGGGAAAAAGCGGTGCTAGCTCAAACTGCTAGTCAGGGTAGTTTTAATGCTGTCACAGATGGGGAAATTTTGGATGCTTATCGTTTGTTAGCTTCATCAGAGGGGATTTTCTGTGAACCTGCTAGTGCAGCTTCTGTAGCTGGTTTACTCAAGGTCAAGGATCAAGTGCCCACCGGTGCGACAGTGGTTTGTGTCCTCACGGGGAATGGTCTCAAAGACCCAGATACAGCTATTAAACACAGTCATGCCCAGTTTAAACAAGGTATACCAGCTAATTTAAATGCTGTAGCCCAAGCTATGGGTTTTTAA
- a CDS encoding phosphate-starvation-inducible PsiE family protein, whose translation MPSGIIIKVSSWFHRDRIVRNLEIFQDIIVISLCVGLFCVMLLRLGDMFISFLRPLDLREVTSDILFILILVELFRLLVDYLQEHNISVGAAVEITIVSALREIILRGVLEIPKDQIFAISIFLLILSSVFIAIPWISKLLGHGHPRPDHHQDHT comes from the coding sequence ATGCCTAGTGGAATAATTATAAAGGTAAGTAGTTGGTTCCATCGTGACAGAATTGTTCGCAATTTAGAAATTTTTCAGGATATTATTGTTATTTCTCTTTGTGTTGGGTTGTTTTGTGTCATGCTACTAAGATTAGGGGATATGTTTATTTCCTTCCTTCGTCCCCTTGATTTACGGGAAGTAACATCTGATATTCTGTTTATTTTAATACTTGTAGAGTTATTTCGACTCTTAGTTGACTATCTGCAAGAACATAATATATCTGTAGGTGCAGCGGTAGAAATTACTATTGTTTCAGCTTTAAGAGAGATAATTTTACGTGGAGTGTTGGAAATTCCCAAAGATCAAATTTTTGCTATCTCCATATTCTTATTGATATTATCAAGTGTTTTTATTGCCATCCCCTGGATATCTAAACTATTAGGGCACGGTCACCCGAGACCGGATCACCATCAAGATCACACCTAG